GTAATTAAATGGTAATCCCATGAAGTTGCCATTTTTTTCGGCTACGCTGTTGGGATTATAGTTTTCAATGGAGTCGTTCATATTGAAAATTAGTGCTGGTTAGGGATTGATATTTAGATTTTATCAATATTTGTTAATCTCGGCTGATTTTAATTACCATTACTTTTGGTGATATTCAATAGGAAAAAATCCATAAATTATAATTAAGAACGACGGGCATTTAAACAACACCATTCTTTTCTTTTCCAGAGAGTAGCTACAATCCAACCATTTTGTTCTAAAGCATCAGCAACGGATTTAGATTGTTCTAGTAAAATACCACTGAATATACCCCAAGTGCTAGGTTTGGTAATGGCGGTCATTTCTGGGAGTAATTCGATAATTACATCTGCTAAAATATTGCAAACAATCCCGTCTACAGGTTGATCAATGATTTTTCGGACTATGTCTACACTACCCTCAAGAGGGATTAAAGAATCTGGACGAATCTCATTCAGAGTGCGATTACTAAAAGTAGATTTTACGGCTAAAGGATCGTTATCAACGGCATAGACTTTACCCGCACCTAATAATATTGCCCCAACGCCTAGAATACCTGAACCACAACCAATATCGGCGATAATTAAAGGTTTTCTTGGTTCTTCTGTGTCTAGGAAGGATTGGGGGATTTCACTGAAGCGCATTTCTAGGGATTCTAAACATAGTTGAGTGGTGGCATGATTACCTGTACCAAAGGCTACGCCTGGATCAAGACGAATTACCAATCGGTCTAGGGATTCAGGTAGAGGTAACCAAGCAGGGTTAATGAGAAAGCGATCGCCTATTTCTTCAGGTTGCCAATGTTGTTTCCAGCTACTAGACCAGTCTTCTTCGTCAATTAAGCCCCAATGCACCACGGGTGCGGTGAGTCCTACACACAGGGCATCTTGACGCAGCCATAGCGATAAAGCAGCCAAATCTAGCAGTTGTACTTTAAAGGTGGGTAAATAAGCCTTAACAAAAGAGACATTGCCCTTAATTTCTACTGCTGTACCACGACAGCCAAAGTTTTCTAACCGCCAAAATATAGTTTCTTCTAAATCTAGTTCAGATAAAATATTTAATTCCCACCAGGTATTTGCCATAGAATTTTAGATTGGTGATTGGTGATTGGTGATTGGTGATTGGTGATTGGTGATTGGGGAAAACAAACTATGATTTTTATGACTAGGATAATTAAGATAATCCTTCTAATCATCCTAATCAAATAAATCACAAAAATCATAGTTAAAGATGATTTTTCTAATTCTCAAATTATTTAATCATCTTCATCAAATAAATCCCAAAAATCACAGTTAAAGTGTGACTGTATAAGCGTCTCGAATACCTTCCACTTTTTTAATTTCTGCTAAAATGCCATCGGGTAAAGGATCATCAATGCTGAGAGCCATAACAGCGTCACCACGAACGATTTTCCGACCTACCTGCATACTGGCAATATTGACATTAAAGCTACCCAGTAGAGAACCGAGTTTACCAATAATACCGGGCATATCACGGTGTCGAGTAAACAGCATATATTTGCTGGGGGGAACGTTAATGGGGAAACCGTCAACATCCGTTAAGTGGATTTCCTTATCACCCAACAAAGCACCTGTAACAGAATGTGTACCTAGAGTTCCTGTGGCTTGAAGATGCAACGAACCAGCATAATCCCGTGCCGAAGCGTCCCTGGTTTCAATAACTCTAATTCCTCGTTCTTTAGCTTCTATGGTGGCGTTGACATAATTTACCCGTTCCCGCAGGGCTTGGTAAAGAAGTCCTTTCAGGGCAGCTATTACCAAGGGTTGACTTTTATTAGTTGCCAGTTCTCCTTGCAGTGTAACATTAAGTGTCTCAACTCTACCGCCGGTGAGTTGACCAACTAAGTTCCCCAAGGTTTCCGCTAATTCCATGTAAGGCTTGAGTTCTTCTAGGATATCAGGACTAAGTCCAGGAATATTCACCGCGGAACGGGCGGATAGTCCTAATAACACATCCCGAATTTGTTCAGCCACATCTATGGCTACGTTAACTTGGGCTTCAGCAGTGGAAGCACCGAGGTGAGGTGTAAGAATAACATCTTTACCTAAGCGTAGCAATTCCGATTCACCTAATGGTTCGGAATCGAACACATCTAATGCAGCCCCGGCAATTACACCATCTCTGATTGCCACTGCTAAAGCCGCTTCATCAATAATGCCACCACGAGCGCAGTTAATAATCCTGGTAGTGGGTTTCATTAACGCCAAAGTTTTAGCGTTGATTAAGTTGGCAGTTTCTGTGGTTTTGGGAATGTGTAAGGTGATATAGTCGGCTTGCTGGAATAGCAAATTTAAGTCTACCAGTTGACAACCCAGTTGTTCGGCTCTTTCTGTGGAGATAAATGGATCATAGGCGAGGAGTTTCATGCCCATAGCCTTAGCGACACTGGCAACATGAGAACCAATTTTTCCTAACCCGACAACGCCGAGGGTTTTTTTGTATACTTCCGAACCAACATAACTTTTACGATCCCATTCACCACGTTTTACTGAAGCATTAGCATCAGGAATATGACGAGATAAGGACAACATCATGGCTAAGGCGTGTTCGGCTGCGGCAATGGTATTACCTTCTGGGGAATTGACGACAATAATCCCTTTGCGGGTAGCTGCGGGGACATCAACGTTATCCACACCCACGCCAGCACGGCCAATAATTTTTAATTTTGTACCGGCTTCTATAATTTCTTGAGTAACGCGAGTTCCAGAACGGATCATCAGCGCGTCATACTCGCCAATGATGGCTTTGAGTTCATCTGGTTTGAGGCTGGTTTTGACATCAACTGTAGCTACTTGGGAAAGAATATCAATACCAACTTGATCAATGGGGTCGGAGACAAGAACCTTAGACATAATTACTTGATTTTGGTTGACAGGTTTTGCTTTGCAAGACTTTTTAGTTTAATCTTTATCTGTGGCACTTGGGGAAATTTTATCGAAATCGGTTTTGATAGGGGACTTAAACATAGATCCCCGACTTCTCTAAGAAGTCGGGGATCTGAATATTTGAACTACTTACAAGTTACCAAATTTTCCTAAATTTTCTCTTCTCCACATCACATCTCTTTTCCTGTTTGTCTTGACTTCCAAAACTCTAATTCCCATTTTTGGTAGTTGTTTTAAGTTATCTTGCAATTCTTCCCAAGAACTAATTAACTGATGTTGCACCTTGTAAGTCGCGCATAAATGAGAGAAATCAATATTTTGAGGAGTAGCAAAAAACTCTTCAAAAGGCGGATTGAATTTAGCAATGGGTAACATTTCAAAAATTCCTCCACCGTTGTTATTAATTAAGATAATTGTTAGATGTCCAATAAATTTATTGCTAATCAAGAAACCATTGGTGTCATGCAATAAAGATAAATCTCCCGTTAACATCACACTACTTTGCTGATGATGTGCTATTCCTAAAGCAGTGGAAAGTGTACCATCAATGCCATTTGCACCCCGATTAAAATAGGGTTTAATTCTTAAATTATTGGGTTTCCAGAAAAATTCCACATCTCGCACTGGCATACTATTAGCAATGAATATGGGTGTTTCCGGTGGCAAGATTTGGGAAATTAACCAAGCAATTTTACTCTCGATTAATTCATCTACATTTTCCAAATCATCATCAATATTTTTCCTGATTTGCTTTTCTGCTGTAGACCATTTTTGTAAATATTCACTTTTTCCTAAATTTGCAATTTCCAACTTACCAATTTCTGTAACTGAAATTCTTAAATGGGTGGTTTTTCCATGTAAAGGGTCTAAATTTTGATCACAATTATCAATTATCAAACGTTGAGGATTAGTAGTAATTAACCAATTACGTAATTCTTTACTTGTGGGCATTTCGCCAATTTGGATAACTATTTCTGGAGTTAATTCTTGGGCAAGGTTTTGATTTCTGAGAATAATATCGTAGGTGGAAATTAAATAGGGATTTAAATCTGCGTAATTTCTAACCGGGGAAAGTCCTTCAGCTAAAACAGGCCATTGGAGAGTTTGACAAAGGTTGGCGATCGCTCTACAATACTCCTCCGGGGCTTGTGGTTGGGCTACACCAGCGATAATAATGCCTTTTTGGTAATTGGTAATTGGTAATTGGTAATTGGTAATTGGTAATGGGGTGGAAACTATTCCCGCAAAGAAATCTTCCACATCTAAGGTAAAATCTGTACCATCAGGAATGGGCGCGAGAGGGTCACGAAAAGGTATATTTAAATGTACTGCGCCAGAATTGGGAAATTGACAACGTTCCCAAGCGTGAATTACCGTTTGCCGGAGATAATCTAACATTCCCACATCTAGAGAAGGTGTAGCTAATTCCCCTTGCCAATTGGGATAATTACCATATAATTTCACTTGGTCAATAGTTTGTCCAGAATGACAATTCCGTAATTCTGCTGGTCTATCGGTAGTTAATATTAACAAAGGTACGCGACTTTCCCTAGCTTCAATTACCGCTGGATAAAAATTTGCCCCCGCAGTTCCAGAAGTACAAACTAATACTACAGGTTTTCCCGTTGCCTTGGCTTGTCCCAACGCAAAAAAAGCCGCTGAACGTTCATCTAAAATGGGAATAGCTTCAATATCTGGTATTTGTTGCACAAAAGCCACCGTTAATGGTGTAGAACGAGAACCAGGACAGATGACAGCGCAATTTAAACCCAAGCGTTTGAGGGTTTCTGTTAATACATAAGACCAAAGAAGATTAAGATTATTAAAAGTAAGTTGCATTGATTAGAGATTATGGACTGTATTCATTTAACAGGAATTCGTGGCTATGGTTATACCGGATTTTTACCAGAAGAACAAGCATTAGGACAATGGTTTGAGGTAGATGTTAAATTATGGTTGGATCTTTCTAAACCCGCTAAAACAGATAATATTGAAGATACTATAGATTATCGGCAGATAATTAGCTTAGTGCAAAATTTGCTAAAAACCTCAAAGTTTGCATTGGTGGAAAGACTAGCTGGGGCGATCGCTGATGGTATTTTAGAGGATCAGGAGGGGATTAATCAAGTACAAGTTATTCTCAGTAAACCCGCTGCACCTATTCCTGATTTTAGCGGCAAAATTAGTATTGAATTGACTAGAAGTAAACCCCAGTAGCAAGAGTCACGCAGAAAGATTTGGTTTATTACAAATGTATCAATTAGGGAGTGTTGGACTTTAGCAGAGGATGAGTTGAAATATCGGTATGATCGGTTAATGGGTAGCGCGATTTTGACGTAAAATAACTGAGTAAAATCTTAGTTAACGGGAATGGCGATCACTTTTACAGACAGGGAAATGCAAAGAGCATGGCGTGAAAATTCTTCTGCCTATCATAATCATAATAGAGTCCGAACTAATGCCCACCGCTTATTATTATTTTATGCCGTTGAATGTGGCTTAAAAGCAGTTTTGATGAAGCGAAAGAACGTAAGTCGTACTGATTTATGTCCAGAAATATTAAAATATGGACATGATATAAATGAGTTGTTAGAGGGTTTATACCCTGGTAATAATTCATTGCAAATGTGGAAACTACCAGAACAGTTATTTATTCAAGATATTCAGGATAATTCTCATGTTAAGATAAAACAAGAACGACAATTAACGCCTGATAACATTAACCAGATTTGGCGCTATGGAGGGAAGTTCATCTTAAAAAAAGATGAGAGTGAGAATAAACGGGAAAAAATAACAGACAAAGACATAGAAGAAAAATTGTTAAACATTGTTGAATTGATTAAAAAAGAACTTCAAGGACTATGAAAGATTTTAAATTACTGACTTGGCTTGATATTAGAAGAATTTTTCGACGCAAAACTAACTATGGGACTAATTTACCAGAGAACATAGTAAGTATTAGGTGTTTTTCTGATGCTGTAGAAATAAATATTTCTGATGAAAATTTTATAAATAAAGTCAATGACGTATTAAAAGAATGGTTTGGAGATTGGTACGATGAAGAGGAATCTGTTATTCGATTTGATATTGGTGATGCTACATTACCCGTAGAATTTATCTCAGAAGAAGAACCTTATATAACAGATATTGAGATACGTCCTTTTTGGGAAGAAATTGCTTATTTAGAAAGTGATTCAGAGACAGAACCTGCTGTCAAAAAAATAGTTAAGCTCCCAGAAGCATATACAGAAAAACCTAGTTTAATAGCGTTCTATTCTTTTAAAGGTGGTGTAGGAAGAACATTAAATTTAACAGCCCATCTTTTTGCTTTGTTAGATAGAGCTAAAGAGTTAAATAAGTCTATAAATGTGTTAGTTATTGATGCTGATTTGGAAGCACCAGGTCTTACCTATTGGAATGCGTTGGCAAAACAACAACCATCCGTTTCTTTTATTAATTTTTTAGAAGTTTACCATTATTCACCAATTGATAGAGAAGAAGCACTTGCTTTATTTGCTAACGAAGTAAAAAAATCAGTGAAACATGAAGGAAATTCACAAATTTATTTTTTACCTGCATTTCTAAAAGAAAATGAATTATTAGATATACCTATTTTACCTGAACATTTAGTCAGAGGTATAGATGGAACATGGGAATATGGTAATGCTATTCATCATTTAGGTGAAATTTTAGGTGTAGATTATGTTTTTATAGATTTGAGAGCAGGTTTAAGTGAAATATCTAGTCCCATAATTTTTGACCCCAGAATCCAGCGTTTTCTTGTAACAACAATCAATGATCAATCTATTCAGGGTACAAGTTTGGTTTTAAAACAAATTGGCAAAGTTGCACCATTAGAAGCAGAAGTTAAAGATAAAGAATACTATGATCCATCAATAGTAATCAGTATGTTAAAAGAAGAATTTAAAAAATTACCAGCATTTGATACTGCCTTAGTAGAACTAATATCTGCTTATGTACAATCACAAGAAGATAAGTTAGATGAGCCAAGATTGGAAATAAAAGAAGCTTATTTTGTAGAGGAATTACTTTATGTAAATGACTGGGAAGATGCACGCTCTAAATTAAATAGAACTTCAATTTCAGTCATGGGAATTGCTATAGAGTGGGCAAAACAACAGTTACCAAATCCAAAAAATCAAGAATCAATCTCAGATAATACACCGGAAAACAATTTACAGCAATCTGTTCAAAGACTTAGAGATTTGTGCCGGAGATATGAGAACGCTGAACAAGGACAAGGAGAAGATTTGCTGATAACAGAACCTTTGCGGAACTTAGTTACTAACTTTAGAGATAAATTACCTCATATAGTATCAATTGGAGCTAAAGGGGCTGGAAAGACTTTTAATTATATACAGTTATCACGGTTTAAATATTGGGAAAATTTTCTGAATTATATTGATCATACAAATAATCAAACTGAGTCAAAAACCCATATATTTCCTTTACTTGAGTCTAGTAATGTTCAGGATAATGCAAAAATTGTTATCAAAAAAGCTAGAAATGAGGTTAGAGAAGCTTTGGGTAATAATAGTTCTGAATTTAAACCTTTAGAGTATGCTACTAGGGTTAAAAATGCAGTTAAATACGAAGACTGGAATGAACCAAAATGGACGGAATTCTGGGTTGGTGAAATTGGCAGAGCTATAGGTATTAATCCAAATATAGATACTCCTAATACACTTGGTAAAATAAATCAATATTTAAAAGATAAAGCATTAAAAATTATCTTTTTGTTTGATGGATTAGAAGATATATTTAAGGAGATCGGTTCTAGTAATCAAGAGAAGATTGCTTTAAGAGCTTTAATTGATGATTTACCAAAGGAATTATCAGAAATTAGGCAATCTCATCTTGGTGTAATAATTTTCTTACGTCGTGATTTTATCAGATATACAATTACTCAAAATTCAAGCCAGTTTGAAAGCCTTTACCGTGCTTATGATTTATATTGGAATCAAGATTCTTTCTTGAGATTAGTTTATTGGATTTGTAGCGAATCTAAAGTAATAGCTGCAAAAAAAGATAGTATTTACAGTCTAACTAAAGAAAATATCATAGATGAATTAGAGCAACTATGGGGTAAAACACTGGGAACAGATAAGGCTAAAGAAGCCTACACAGCTTCTTGGGTATTTGCAGCTTTAACAGATTTTAAAGGCAGACTTCAAGCCAGAGATATTGTCCGTTTTTTGTATAATGCAGCTGATATTACAGTAAATAGAGCTAAAGAAGTACAATTTGAAAAATGGTCTACAAGCCGACTTTTACCTCCTCCAGCAATTCGTCGCGCTCTGAAACCATGTAGTGAAGAAAAAGTAAGAGAAGCTAAAGAAGAATATCCAGCTTTCAAAACATGGGTAGAAGATACACTTCCTAAATATCCTGCGACTCAAAAGATAATTCCTTTTGATGTAGAAGAGTTTGCTATGGGTCAAAAAACAGTAATATTATTAGAAGACATGGGAGTGATTTATGAAGATAAACAAAAAGATGAAATAAAGCGATTTTATATGCCTGAGATTTTCCGAGAAGGTTTAGGTTTTTCAGGTAAAGGTGCGCGACCTAAAATAGTAGCGTTGAAGCGTCGGGTACTAGGAAAAGGAATTTTGTAATTATCTTTTTTTGAATTTCGCAAATCTTCAATTTATCTTAACTCAACTGATTCCGAAACTTACTCACACTAATACTCAACAACACCACAGCAAAACCAAGTAATGCTAAAACATGAATCCACAGCACATCTAAACCAACTCCTTTAAGTAAAATACCCCGCACAATGGTGATGTAATGACGAAGAGGATTTAATAAAGATAAAACTTGGAAAAAAGGAGGCATAGCTTCAATCGGAGAAATTGCCCCAGATGTCTGCACCATTGGTAAATTAATAAAGAAAGATGTGAGTAATACTTGTTGTTGAGAACGGCAAACAGTCGCTAACATAATTCCTAAACTAATTCCCACAAATACATACATACTTGATAAAGAAATAAATAGCAAAAAACTCCCCCGAAATGGCAAATTAAATACCACAATTCCCATAATAACAAAGAGGTAATAAACCCCACCAGAGAAATGATTTGTACCGCTGAATTTTGGTTATTGCTACGGACTCCAACAAGTAAACCAAACATTACACTATCTATCAAAAATATTAAAGTTCCCAGTAATAAAGTGATAGGTTTATTAACAACGCTTAATTTAAAAATAATTCCCCCTAATCCTATCACAACTAATGCTTCAGTTATGGCAATTAATAGATAAGCCATGCCTTTACCTAATAATAATTCTGTGGCACTGATACTAGAAGCATAAACTTGTAAAATAGTCCCTTTTTCTTTTTCTCTAACCATTGCGATCGCTGTTAGTAAAGATGGAAAAATCCATAGAATTACACCATATACTCCGGGAACAATATATAGAGATTCTAATCTACCAGGATTAAACCACAAACGGATTCTAGCGGTAATTCTTTTAGTAGCTGGTAAAAGTCCTTCTTGCTGCATAAAGAAATTGGTAACTCTTTGAATAGTACCTCTCGCCAAATTGTTCTAAACTCATTAATGTCAGATACTTATGACGACGTTCCCATAACAAATCATCATCAACTTGTCGTAAACCTCCCGCATAACGTAAATTTTCATCAATACTCAAATCCAAATATAGAGAAAATTGTTGTGTTAAATATCCCGTCATTAACCGCGCATCTCGTGCAGGTTGACCAAATACCAAAACTTCCCCCGCAGTCGCTACCATCACACCACCTAAAATGTGAAAAGTGGTAGTTTTCCCCGCACCATCAGGACCAATCAAACCAAACATTTCCCCCTTATTAACAGTAAAATTAATTCCTCTAACTGCGGCTAACTTCCCATAATCTTTATGTCAGAGGGAACAGGGAACGGGCAACAGGGAACAGGAAAAACTCATGTTTAAAAACATGAGATTGAAATAATGACACTGTTTTTTTCGTGCTACGCATCTTTTAAAAACATCCTTTTTTTGACTGAGCTTTAAACTGGTGCAAATGAGTGTTTCTTATTTGCTCCCTGTTCCCAGTTAAGAGTTCCCTGTTCCCTTCTTTTGTAAATTACTAACCTTAATAGCCTCTGTTTGGTAATTGGTAATTGGTAATGGCTAATTGGTAATTGGTGATTGGTAATTAGTCATTCTTAACTCCCCATGACTTATGCAGAAAATATTTTAAACTCTCATTTCTCCGTGTCCTCTGTGCCTCTGTGGTTTGTTTCTCTTAATTACCTTGTAACCTAATTTCCGCATCTGCCGGCATTCCGATTTTAGCACAGGGTAAATCTGATTCTTTATAGGGATTTTCGGGATTAAAACAACCTTGAGGATTTTCCACTCGAATGCGAACTCCTATTACTTGTCGCACCCGATCTTTTTGGAAGTAAATATTTTCTGGAGTAAAAGAAGCTTGAGGATCAATAGAAATTACTTTACCATTTAGGGGTTTTTCCGGTGCAGAATCTAGAAAGATTTTAGTAATTTGTCCCAATCGGACTTTGCCAATATCACCTTCAGGAATAAAACCTCGCAGATATATATTTTTGGGATCAACTATTGTTAAAATTTTGGTTTGACTACTAACTACTGTACCGGGTTCTGCACTGCGAGAAGTTATTACCCCATCTAAAGGACTAACAACATTTAAATCTTTTTTCGAGTCTGCTATTTGGGTGAGGATTTGCTGTTTTGATGCTAAGGCATCTCTGACTTTACCATGAGCCGATCTGACTTTAGCCTGAGCAGATTTCATTTGAGCAAAACTCTGGTCTTTTTTTCTGCTTAATGCTTCTAATTGAGCATTACGAATGCCAGGATTAAAGCCTGTGGTTTGGGTTTGAGTTAATGCCCCTTGGATAGCGCTTAATTGTTCTCGTGCCGCATTTACAGCCGCTTTTCGGGCTTCTAGAGTGGCTATGGCTGTCTCTAATGTGGTTTGTGATTGGTCAAATTGTTGTTGATTAATAGCGCCTTCTTTGATAAGCTGGGCATAGCGATCGCTGTTAATTCTCGCTAATTTTACCTCTGCCTCTGTTTGCTTCACTTGAGCTTGAGTTTGTAATAATTGAGCCTTAGCCGCCGCTACATTAGATTTTGCCTGTTGAATTCGTCCTTGGGTATCCCCCTCGGACTGTTGTAAATTCAGCTTTGCTTCCCTAATTTGACTGTTAATTTGTTCAAGTTCACTTTGCACTCTATCCACCTCTGCGATCGCCTGTTGTTCATCGGATTGTGCAGATGTTAATCGTGCTTCAGCGCCTCGTAATTGCTCTTGTAACAGTTGATCATTACTGTCGTCTAACTTAATTAATTCTTGTCCTTTTTTGACATAAGCCCCTTCTCTCAAGGCAATGGACTCGATTCTTCCCGAACGTTTAATCCCGATTTCGGTTTCGTAGCCCTCGATTCTACCACTTAATTTGAGTACATCTACTTCTCCCTGGGGGCGATTTTGCCACAGGACATAACCAAGACTACCCCCCACGACTAACAACCCCAACAACAAAGGAATTGGTTTTTTACCCTTTCGCTGCTTAGATGGTGGTATAGGAACATTAAGAAAATTGTCTGGAGATGTTGGCGCAGTTTGAGACATAGTAGCATACCAAATTATAAGGGAAATGCCGAAAACCCTTGAAGATGTAGCTTCCTAAGTCAGCTACATCTGTGCTTTAGACAAGGGATGAAGGCTAGAGGCTTTCCTTTATCCTGCATTGACATTAATTTAAAAATTTGAAATAACTTCAAATTTTAATCCATATTCGTGATACAGTTAAATTGTCAGCAAAGACATTAAAAACCTACCGGGGGACTCTCGGAAAGTTACGCTTGTCAGAGATGATTCTGCCGGTAATGGCAAACAGGATCAGGGCAGGAACCCAAATATTTAAGGAACCCTGCCTGAAGCTG
The DNA window shown above is from Anabaena sp. WA102 and carries:
- the folB gene encoding dihydroneopterin aldolase, with the translated sequence MDCIHLTGIRGYGYTGFLPEEQALGQWFEVDVKLWLDLSKPAKTDNIEDTIDYRQIISLVQNLLKTSKFALVERLAGAIADGILEDQEGINQVQVILSKPAAPIPDFSGKISIELTRSKPQ
- a CDS encoding ABC transporter permease → MQQEGLLPATKRITARIRLWFNPGRLESLYIVPGVYGVILWIFPSLLTAIAMVREKEKGTILQVYASSISATELLLGKGMAYLLIAITEALVVIGLGGIIFKLSVVNKPITLLLGTLIFLIDSVMFGLLVGVRSNNQNSAVQIISLVGFITSLLLWELWYLICHFGGVFCYLFLYQVCMYLWELV
- a CDS encoding ABC transporter permease, producing MYVFVGISLGIMLATVCRSQQQVLLTSFFINLPMVQTSGAISPIEAMPPFFQVLSLLNPLRHYITIVRGILLKGVGLDVLWIHVLALLGFAVVLLSISVSKFRNQLS
- the menD gene encoding 2-succinyl-5-enolpyruvyl-6-hydroxy-3-cyclohexene-1-carboxylic-acid synthase, with the protein product MQLTFNNLNLLWSYVLTETLKRLGLNCAVICPGSRSTPLTVAFVQQIPDIEAIPILDERSAAFFALGQAKATGKPVVLVCTSGTAGANFYPAVIEARESRVPLLILTTDRPAELRNCHSGQTIDQVKLYGNYPNWQGELATPSLDVGMLDYLRQTVIHAWERCQFPNSGAVHLNIPFRDPLAPIPDGTDFTLDVEDFFAGIVSTPLPITNYQLPITNYQKGIIIAGVAQPQAPEEYCRAIANLCQTLQWPVLAEGLSPVRNYADLNPYLISTYDIILRNQNLAQELTPEIVIQIGEMPTSKELRNWLITTNPQRLIIDNCDQNLDPLHGKTTHLRISVTEIGKLEIANLGKSEYLQKWSTAEKQIRKNIDDDLENVDELIESKIAWLISQILPPETPIFIANSMPVRDVEFFWKPNNLRIKPYFNRGANGIDGTLSTALGIAHHQQSSVMLTGDLSLLHDTNGFLISNKFIGHLTIILINNNGGGIFEMLPIAKFNPPFEEFFATPQNIDFSHLCATYKVQHQLISSWEELQDNLKQLPKMGIRVLEVKTNRKRDVMWRRENLGKFGNL
- a CDS encoding HlyD family secretion protein; this encodes MSQTAPTSPDNFLNVPIPPSKQRKGKKPIPLLLGLLVVGGSLGYVLWQNRPQGEVDVLKLSGRIEGYETEIGIKRSGRIESIALREGAYVKKGQELIKLDDSNDQLLQEQLRGAEARLTSAQSDEQQAIAEVDRVQSELEQINSQIREAKLNLQQSEGDTQGRIQQAKSNVAAAKAQLLQTQAQVKQTEAEVKLARINSDRYAQLIKEGAINQQQFDQSQTTLETAIATLEARKAAVNAAREQLSAIQGALTQTQTTGFNPGIRNAQLEALSRKKDQSFAQMKSAQAKVRSAHGKVRDALASKQQILTQIADSKKDLNVVSPLDGVITSRSAEPGTVVSSQTKILTIVDPKNIYLRGFIPEGDIGKVRLGQITKIFLDSAPEKPLNGKVISIDPQASFTPENIYFQKDRVRQVIGVRIRVENPQGCFNPENPYKESDLPCAKIGMPADAEIRLQGN
- a CDS encoding ParA family protein, with the translated sequence MKDFKLLTWLDIRRIFRRKTNYGTNLPENIVSIRCFSDAVEINISDENFINKVNDVLKEWFGDWYDEEESVIRFDIGDATLPVEFISEEEPYITDIEIRPFWEEIAYLESDSETEPAVKKIVKLPEAYTEKPSLIAFYSFKGGVGRTLNLTAHLFALLDRAKELNKSINVLVIDADLEAPGLTYWNALAKQQPSVSFINFLEVYHYSPIDREEALALFANEVKKSVKHEGNSQIYFLPAFLKENELLDIPILPEHLVRGIDGTWEYGNAIHHLGEILGVDYVFIDLRAGLSEISSPIIFDPRIQRFLVTTINDQSIQGTSLVLKQIGKVAPLEAEVKDKEYYDPSIVISMLKEEFKKLPAFDTALVELISAYVQSQEDKLDEPRLEIKEAYFVEELLYVNDWEDARSKLNRTSISVMGIAIEWAKQQLPNPKNQESISDNTPENNLQQSVQRLRDLCRRYENAEQGQGEDLLITEPLRNLVTNFRDKLPHIVSIGAKGAGKTFNYIQLSRFKYWENFLNYIDHTNNQTESKTHIFPLLESSNVQDNAKIVIKKARNEVREALGNNSSEFKPLEYATRVKNAVKYEDWNEPKWTEFWVGEIGRAIGINPNIDTPNTLGKINQYLKDKALKIIFLFDGLEDIFKEIGSSNQEKIALRALIDDLPKELSEIRQSHLGVIIFLRRDFIRYTITQNSSQFESLYRAYDLYWNQDSFLRLVYWICSESKVIAAKKDSIYSLTKENIIDELEQLWGKTLGTDKAKEAYTASWVFAALTDFKGRLQARDIVRFLYNAADITVNRAKEVQFEKWSTSRLLPPPAIRRALKPCSEEKVREAKEEYPAFKTWVEDTLPKYPATQKIIPFDVEEFAMGQKTVILLEDMGVIYEDKQKDEIKRFYMPEIFREGLGFSGKGARPKIVALKRRVLGKGIL
- the serA gene encoding phosphoglycerate dehydrogenase, which gives rise to MSKVLVSDPIDQVGIDILSQVATVDVKTSLKPDELKAIIGEYDALMIRSGTRVTQEIIEAGTKLKIIGRAGVGVDNVDVPAATRKGIIVVNSPEGNTIAAAEHALAMMLSLSRHIPDANASVKRGEWDRKSYVGSEVYKKTLGVVGLGKIGSHVASVAKAMGMKLLAYDPFISTERAEQLGCQLVDLNLLFQQADYITLHIPKTTETANLINAKTLALMKPTTRIINCARGGIIDEAALAVAIRDGVIAGAALDVFDSEPLGESELLRLGKDVILTPHLGASTAEAQVNVAIDVAEQIRDVLLGLSARSAVNIPGLSPDILEELKPYMELAETLGNLVGQLTGGRVETLNVTLQGELATNKSQPLVIAALKGLLYQALRERVNYVNATIEAKERGIRVIETRDASARDYAGSLHLQATGTLGTHSVTGALLGDKEIHLTDVDGFPINVPPSKYMLFTRHRDMPGIIGKLGSLLGSFNVNIASMQVGRKIVRGDAVMALSIDDPLPDGILAEIKKVEGIRDAYTVTL
- the prmA gene encoding 50S ribosomal protein L11 methyltransferase; its protein translation is MANTWWELNILSELDLEETIFWRLENFGCRGTAVEIKGNVSFVKAYLPTFKVQLLDLAALSLWLRQDALCVGLTAPVVHWGLIDEEDWSSSWKQHWQPEEIGDRFLINPAWLPLPESLDRLVIRLDPGVAFGTGNHATTQLCLESLEMRFSEIPQSFLDTEEPRKPLIIADIGCGSGILGVGAILLGAGKVYAVDNDPLAVKSTFSNRTLNEIRPDSLIPLEGSVDIVRKIIDQPVDGIVCNILADVIIELLPEMTAITKPSTWGIFSGILLEQSKSVADALEQNGWIVATLWKRKEWCCLNARRS